In Fluviispira sanaruensis, a genomic segment contains:
- a CDS encoding undecaprenyl-diphosphate phosphatase yields MSLVCPIPVHDHLIDCGFAELGYFKIIILGIIQGITELLPISSTAHLRVIPAFLGWQDPGTPFTGAVQLASFFAVMIYFRKEIAKIFFGTLSSIKDRNFSSPDFRLGIGIIIGTIPVGIMGLLLKSTLNSPNSPLRSLYVIGVACIIMGILFIIAEKISKHKRDFSKLTFKDCLIVGLAQVAALIPGVSRSGSTITAGLFLGLKRETAAAFSFILGVPVIVGAGLKEIHEMYNAGMIAQGWSVLAVGLITASIAAFLAVFALMKYLERRSTLIFAWYRLLLGFILILGTYLGWIH; encoded by the coding sequence ATGAGTCTTGTTTGCCCAATTCCAGTTCATGATCATTTAATAGATTGTGGCTTTGCAGAGTTAGGATATTTTAAAATAATAATTTTAGGGATTATTCAAGGCATAACTGAACTTTTACCCATTAGTAGCACAGCTCATTTAAGAGTCATTCCAGCATTTTTAGGTTGGCAAGATCCAGGGACTCCTTTTACAGGTGCAGTTCAACTTGCTAGCTTTTTTGCAGTTATGATTTATTTCAGAAAAGAAATAGCAAAAATATTCTTTGGCACCTTATCAAGTATTAAAGATCGAAATTTTTCCTCACCAGATTTTAGACTTGGCATAGGAATCATTATTGGAACGATTCCAGTGGGTATTATGGGTCTTTTATTAAAATCAACTCTCAACTCACCAAACTCTCCTTTAAGATCATTATATGTAATAGGAGTTGCATGTATTATAATGGGAATTTTATTTATTATTGCAGAAAAAATTTCTAAACATAAAAGAGACTTTAGCAAATTGACTTTTAAAGATTGCTTAATCGTTGGCTTGGCTCAAGTTGCAGCACTTATTCCAGGGGTATCTCGATCAGGCTCAACGATCACAGCAGGACTTTTTCTCGGCTTAAAAAGAGAAACAGCTGCAGCATTTTCTTTTATTTTAGGCGTACCTGTTATTGTTGGTGCTGGGCTTAAAGAAATACATGAAATGTATAATGCAGGTATGATTGCGCAAGGATGGTCTGTCCTTGCCGTAGGACTTATTACTGCCTCTATAGCTGCATTTTTGGCTGTTTTTGCTTTAATGAAATATCTGGAAAGACGTTCAACCCTCATTTTTGCGTGGTATCGACTTCTTCTTGGGTTTATTCTTATTTTGGGAACATATCTTGGTTGGATTCACTGA
- a CDS encoding 3-deoxy-7-phosphoheptulonate synthase, with protein sequence MQSAHLQSKYETSWHPSSWKSYDTVQQPLYENKNLLEQCLLNLKSSVNLVTEEEINSIQYYIQEAAKGNVFILQAGDCAETFLDCNKFNVKTRVQHLQNLAENLKNILNKPIVIIGRIAGQYAKPRSHLLETINNISLPCYRGDIINGFDFNGEARKADPLRLIRAYECSKSTFTWIKDYLRLNLDIKNNLFFCSHEALHLDYESALTRCSPKSGKWYNYGTHFLWLGERTKNIHGAHVEYLRGISNPIGIKVGPNTTPNELVSLVKLLNPENKQGRITLITRFGADVAHSILPSLLDKIKNTHLSVSWSCDPMHGNAEKTQHDIKTRYFKKIWQELNETINIHKKYGSILTGAHFEISPINVTECVGGSANITEEQLKTNYLTFCDPRLNRDQSIEIVDKLANHLLLT encoded by the coding sequence ATGCAATCTGCGCATTTACAAAGCAAATACGAAACTTCTTGGCATCCCAGTAGCTGGAAAAGCTATGATACGGTTCAACAACCTCTATACGAAAACAAAAATCTTTTAGAACAGTGTCTCTTAAATTTAAAAAGCAGTGTGAATTTAGTAACCGAAGAGGAAATAAATTCTATCCAATATTATATTCAAGAAGCTGCTAAAGGAAATGTTTTTATTTTACAAGCTGGAGATTGCGCAGAAACATTTTTGGATTGTAATAAGTTTAATGTTAAAACACGAGTTCAACATTTGCAAAACTTGGCTGAAAATTTAAAAAATATTTTAAATAAACCTATAGTCATTATAGGCAGAATTGCGGGTCAATATGCAAAACCGCGTTCTCATTTATTAGAAACAATTAATAATATATCTCTTCCTTGTTATAGAGGCGATATTATTAATGGTTTTGACTTTAATGGAGAAGCAAGAAAAGCCGATCCATTAAGATTGATCCGCGCTTATGAATGTTCAAAATCAACGTTTACTTGGATAAAAGATTATTTAAGACTAAATTTAGATATTAAAAATAACTTATTTTTCTGCTCGCATGAAGCTTTGCACTTAGATTATGAATCCGCATTGACACGTTGTTCTCCAAAATCTGGAAAATGGTATAATTATGGAACACATTTTCTTTGGCTTGGCGAAAGAACAAAAAATATTCATGGAGCACATGTTGAATATTTAAGAGGAATTTCAAACCCAATCGGTATTAAAGTGGGACCTAATACTACCCCAAATGAACTTGTTTCTTTAGTTAAATTATTAAATCCAGAAAATAAGCAGGGACGTATTACTTTAATCACTCGATTTGGTGCAGATGTAGCACATAGTATTTTGCCTTCACTACTTGATAAAATTAAGAATACACATCTATCTGTTTCTTGGAGTTGCGACCCTATGCATGGCAATGCAGAAAAGACTCAGCACGATATAAAGACAAGATATTTTAAAAAGATATGGCAAGAGCTCAATGAAACTATTAACATTCATAAAAAATATGGCTCTATTTTGACTGGTGCTCATTTTGAGATATCCCCTATCAACGTAACTGAATGTGTTGGAGGATCTGCTAATATTACCGAAGAGCAACTCAAAACCAATTATTTGACATTTTGTGACCCACGCTTAAATCGCGATCAAAGTATTGAAATAGTTGATAAACTAGCTAATCATTTACTTCTAACTTAG